From the genome of Thauera chlorobenzoica:
GGGAAGAGGACGCCGACTTTGGCATGGATCGATATCTGGCGCGGTAAAAGCGGAAAAATAACCGAAGGCGGGTCTGGCGGTCAAACGGACGGTGTCTTAAACTAATTCGTTTATTTTCCGGATATTTGTCCGCGCGAGGAGGAGTCGGGGATGTCCGACATCGGCGCCAAGGGGCAACTGGCGCAGGCTGTTTCGCAGCTGCCTGTTTCCTGGTACTTCGACGAAAAGATCTTCGAGCAGGAAAAAAAGCTGCTGTTCGATGCCGGTCCGGGCTATACGGGCCATGAGCAGATGGTTCCCGAAATCGGTAGTTACCGCTCGCTCGAATGGCTGGACCATTCGAAGCTGCTGGTCCGCACCGAGGCCGGTGTGCACCGGATGTCGAACATCTGCCGCCATCGTCAGGCGATCATGCTGCAGGGCAGCGGCACGACCTCGCGCGTGACCTGTCCGATCCATCGCTGGAACTACGACCTCCAGGGGACGTTGGTGGGCGCGCCGCACTTTCGGGAAAAGCCCTGCCTGAACCTGCGCCGCGATGCGCTCGAAAGCTGGCATGGCCTGCTGTTCAAGGGGCCGCGCTCGCCCCGCGCCGATCTGGCCGGCATGGAGATGGCGCCGGCGCTCGATTTCTCCGGCTTCAAGCTCGATCGGGTGGAGATCCACCGCTGCAATTACAACTGGAAAACCTTCATCGAGATCTATCTCGAGGACTACCACGTCGTGCCCTTCCACCCCGGGCTGGGACGCTTCGTCACCTGCCGGGACCTGAGCTGGCAGTTCGGCGACTGGTATTCGGTCCAGCGTGTCGGTCTCGCATCGCTGGACAAGCCCGGGTCTGCCGCCTATGCCCGCTGGCACGAAGC
Proteins encoded in this window:
- a CDS encoding aromatic ring-hydroxylating oxygenase subunit alpha; this translates as MSDIGAKGQLAQAVSQLPVSWYFDEKIFEQEKKLLFDAGPGYTGHEQMVPEIGSYRSLEWLDHSKLLVRTEAGVHRMSNICRHRQAIMLQGSGTTSRVTCPIHRWNYDLQGTLVGAPHFREKPCLNLRRDALESWHGLLFKGPRSPRADLAGMEMAPALDFSGFKLDRVEIHRCNYNWKTFIEIYLEDYHVVPFHPGLGRFVTCRDLSWQFGDWYSVQRVGLASLDKPGSAAYARWHEAVLARYGDRKPEHGAIWLTYYPNVMVEWYPQVLVVSTLVPTAVDQTTNVVEFYYPEDLVASGRAFIEAEQAAYMETAIEDDEIGERMDRGRRALLEEGRNEIGPYQSPYEDGMKHFHQFYRRIMAPHIGGSGSAAQE